From the genome of Candidatus Defluviilinea proxima:
AAACGATATGCCTGCGCTTTTCATCGAAGCGACCAACATTTCAATATCTTCCACCTCGATCACAAATCGATTCCAACCTCCTGCCTCAGGCTGACGGCCATCAGGCATGGACCTTGCCGCAGAAGTTTGAGGGCCGCTCAACCATAACTCTAAATCCCCTTTGGCAACGATGGCGAAGGCGGGTCCCATTTGGTTGACAAGCTCAAAGCCAAGGTGCTTGGTATAAAACTCGATGGAGGCCTTGACCTCCTTTACCAGATAACGAATGGTTGCCATGATTGCATCTCCTTTATTTTGTAGGGATCAAGCCATGCCCGCCGATAGGGCTTGTTTCAAATCGTTCGCCAAACCCTGCGATCAGCGGCCTGCCGCGCGAGATTGCATTTTGCACCGAAGGTAACGATAAAGAATTTCGGTGGTTTTCTTGATCTTCCCATACTTCTGTAACCCATAAC
Proteins encoded in this window:
- a CDS encoding antibiotic biosynthesis monooxygenase, with translation MYGLIGKIKANAGERDALMSILLESATDMPGCLSYIVAKDPADADALWVTEVWEDQENHRNSLSLPSVQNAISRGRPLIAGFGERFETSPIGGHGLIPTK
- a CDS encoding VOC family protein, with amino-acid sequence MATIRYLVKEVKASIEFYTKHLGFELVNQMGPAFAIVAKGDLELWLSGPQTSAARSMPDGRQPEAGGWNRFVIEVEDIEMLVASMKSAGISFRNEIISGPGGKQILAEDPSGNPIEIFEPA